cgaTACCGTACAAAACTGTTTAGGGGGCGCAGGTTAATGACTGGACGCATTTGGCCGCCCTTCTTGTGCACCAGAAAGATAGTGCTCAGGACACCCCCAGGGAAATTTGGTGCACGTTCGATCGCTTCCTTTCTGAGCAGGTCCATCAGCTCCCTGTCTATATGAAATAGGGTGTCTGATGGGGTTATCATAGGGTGGGGAGACTTGGAAGACTTACCAACTCTATTTGGAAACCAAGAATTGTGGAGAGCACCCAAGTGTCCGTGGTGATGGTGGACCAAAGACGAGAAAAAtgccggagtctgccccctacacaaattGGAGAAGAAAGAAGTGGAGGTACACTTACCGAAAGGGCGACGGGAGCTGGAGCCTCCACGGAAGCCTCTACGATTGGGAGCACCTCATGATGGGAAGAAACCCGATGGTTGTTTGGAATCCTGGAATGAGGATCTTTCAGAGAAGGAGCGGTGGTTGTAGGAACCTCGACCCGAGCCCCGGGTCTGGAatgaggagcggccggacagacggcccctggaactgccggccctgtgtgaaAAACGAGGATGGAAAACCCTCCTCATAGAGGATTGGGCCTTGTCAAGGGTCGTAAATGCTCCAGCATATTTGCTCATATCTTTTATAAATGAGTCGCCAAAAAGGAGACCTTGTGCCTCACTACCTGCTTCGGATAGGGCCTGATTAGATAATTTTGGCTTGATCTTAAATAAGATCGCCTTACGTCTCTCGATTTGAAAGGGAAGTGTTAACATTCCCGGCTATACAAATGGCACGTTGTGTCCAACCACGGAGGACCTCAGGGTCCACAAACTCATTAGCCGCTCTAGCGGTCTCGGCCAATTCGAAAATCTTGGCTAGGGGCCCAAAGacgtccaggagcttgtcctggcacGCCCGAAGAGCAGAATCTAGGCCTCTCCTAGGATTCCAGCCAGTTTTGGAAAGAAATTGGACCATCTTAGGGTCTACTGCTGGTGTATCGCAAACTTTGTTTGCTATTAAAGGCCGCGGGCATTCGGCTTTGAGCTTTTTACGTGCCTCCTTACTGAGAGGGCAGCGGACTCTGGATTCCAGATATTGGGCTACATGATTCAGCAGTAGCCATTCAGCCGATCTTGGATGGTGTAGTGAGTCGGGGTCAAATAATGGCTCCCCAGAGGGGTCGGTCAAAGGGCCCGATGAACCTGATGCAGCTTGAGAAGTAGACGGTCCTGCCGCTGTAGCGGAACTATTAATGGGCCGAGCAGATGGGGAGTCAGACAGGTCTGCATCTGCGAATTCCTCATCCTCGAACCTAACCTCCTCGTAGTCGGAACCAATTTCGGATCCTGAATCTGACTCTAGTTGTGCTCTGGCACATTTCCAGCtcctcgccttttctgcctggcgggaataggctcttttgcgcgattcTGGCGCGCTATCATGGGTGGCTTTGGACACACCAATCAATTCGGTTCTGGAGGTTGGATGGGAAGCAGTACCTGATTGGGTGTCAACCCTGGGTGGGGGAGGTTGAACTATGAGTGCATCAGCAATTGACCTGGATAGGGAATGGGACATGGATCCCATTGCCGCCATAATAGCCTCTGACACAGAGCGTTGTAGGATATCCACATGGGAAGGTTCTAACATTAAAGGGGCTCCACTAAATGTAGGAGCTGTAGCAGGGGAGTGAAATTCTACCTCAGAATCCTCTGCCATAGACTGTTTAGATGGGGTATGAGCCATAATAGCCTATGTAGGATACAGTATAAATGAATAATTAATGGTCACTATTATAAACTATAAAGTATGGGGTAGCTGAAAGAAAAGGCACACAAATAAACGGGGTGAGTTACCCCACAAGACGCAGAGCAGTTCTATCTGAAGCGATGCAGGGAATAAATTCACCTCAGAAAaaagagggggcgtggcttagtggaaaCGCGCGCTCAAAGGAAAGATAAGTGACAGttgataaaatggccgccgagaagTGAACCAAATGGAAGACGGAAACCCTGTCAGGTACGGCGAAAGTGGAAGTGCGGTTGCGGGGTAATATCTGAGAGCCGATAGAAGAGTAAGACAATAGGGAAGCAGTATGAAGAAAAACCTAATGGGCGCAATGtagattaaaaaaatttaaactaccTGGGCAAAATAAACCAGAGAAAAACAATAAACTGACAGAAATTAAGTTAGTGAATAAAGAAGAGTGCGCCCTGTAAtggaaagaaatatatatatctactatGCATAACATTAGAAAAAATGACACAGTGAAGTACTTagctgtggcagcagcaaagaaagaggagggttTCCTGTGACAGACTATATATAGGGGACCATGTGGGAGGggtttgttaccatggagatatgctaatctcaagtttttttctttgctgctgtggttttgtAGTAAAGGAAgatatagcaataggagcctccgtggctTGAAATAAAATCAGTTCtcatctctcctgtccttatacgaTACACAGTAATAagtagggtgttctagtggtgacagataatcagttctcacctctcctgtgttctctcctgtccttatactataaccagtgataagcagggtgttctagtggtgatagataatcagttctcatctctcctgtgttctctcctgtccttatactataaccagtgataagcagggtgttctagtggtgatagataatcagttctcatctctcctgtgttctctcctgtccttataccatacacagtgataagcagggtgttctagtggtgcaTTGGTTGACCTCTCGTGTCCTCCTTTTGGGTGGGGCTCGTTGGTTGACTTGACTTAGGATGTCTTTGGGTGGAATTGTTCACTGGGGATGACATGTCCAGTGCGACAGCCACGTTAGTGCTAAATTTGGGAGAAGGGGGGGTTCTGCTGTAATTTCTTGGGAAGTCATTAGGTTTGTTTAGATGGGCTTCATGTGGAGATCTGTCTATCTGTGCCTACTGAGGTCAGTGTATTTTGACACCTGAATAACTCATTGATTTGTTACACTTAGAGCCTCGACACTCGATTATGGAAAACTACAAGAAGGTGAGGGTGGAAGACAAACCCATGGAGATGCCTTTTGCTGCCCTTCCCCCAGATATTATCGAGATGAAGGTAAAAGATGGCAGCAAGATCCGGAACCTGATGAGTTTTGCTATAGGCAAGATGGAGAGTGAGAGTGTGCGGCAGATATTGTTTAGTGGTACTGGGAAAGCCCTCAGCAAGACTATAACCTGCGTGGAGATCATGAAACGAAGGGTGAAGGATCTTCACCAGATCACAAAGATCCTTTATAGACCAACTGAAGAGATCTGGGAGCCAATCGTGCCTGAGGTGGGGTTAGATCCCCTCACTGTGAAAAGGAACAGTCCCTCGATCTGTGTTCTTCTCAGTAAGGACCCTTTAGATACTACAGAGCCAGGGTACCAAGCTCCAGGCGACTATGACTCCATGTGGATCCAGGAACTTAAAGTGGAGTCTAaagggccaaagaggaggaaacCAGGGTTGGGTCGAGGAGCATCAATTGGAAGAAAACAGCCGAGACCTCCTGGAGGACGTGGAGAGACCCCCAAGAAGGCATAGACTGACCTGAGCTATCAACGGAGGATCAGTGCAGGACCTTCCTGTCTACagtcatcattaaaggggttgacccatcTCGCACACCggtgacatatcgctaggatatgccaccaatctcAAATATTTCTAGAACGGGGCCCGCAAAGTAAATGAGGTCACACCGCACAAACCTGGCCACCcgccattcacttatatggaagTGACGAAAATAGCCAAGAGGTGGCTCTCCCTTCActcctatgggagttctggaaatagacGGGCAAACTTGCTCCCCT
This portion of the Bufo gargarizans isolate SCDJY-AF-19 chromosome 1, ASM1485885v1, whole genome shotgun sequence genome encodes:
- the LOC122925191 gene encoding ribonuclease P protein subunit p25-like protein, which codes for MENYKKVRVEDKPMEMPFAALPPDIIEMKVKDGSKIRNLMSFAIGKMESESVRQILFSGTGKALSKTITCVEIMKRRVKDLHQITKILYRPTEEIWEPIVPEVGLDPLTVKRNSPSICVLLSKDPLDTTEPGYQAPGDYDSMWIQELKVESKGPKRRKPGLGRGASIGRKQPRPPGGRGETPKKA